The following nucleotide sequence is from Pseudomonas putida S13.1.2.
GTGCTCGATCACCGGGTACGAACCGCGCTGGCCGTAGCCGACCCAGCCGTCGATACCAGCACCGATTACCAGGTCGCCCTTGTCGGACTGGCTGATGTAGCCGTGCACGGCGTTGGACATGATCACGCTGTCGATGATCGGCTTGATCGGCTCGGATACCAGCGCTTGCAGCGGGTGCGATTCCAGCGGCAGGCGGAAGCCGGCCAGCTTGGCCATGTGCCCGGAGTTACCGGCGGTGACCACGCCAACGCGCTTGGCGCCGATGAAGCCTTTGTTGGTTTCCACACCAATGACCGCGCCGTTTTCCTTGCGGAAACCGATCACTTCGGTCTGCTGGATCAGGTCCACGCCCAGGGCGTCGGCAGCGCGGGCATAGCCCCAGGCCACGGCGTCGTGGCGGGCTACGCCACCACGGCGCTGAACGGTTGCGCCAAGGATCGGGTAACGGGTGTTCTTCGAGCAGTCCAGGTACGGGATTTCGGCCGCGACCTGGGCGGTGTTCAGCAGCTCGCCATCGACGCCGTTGAGGCGGTTGGCGCTGACGCGGCGCTCGGAGTCACGAATGTCCTGCAAGGTGTGGCACAGGTTGTAGACGCCGCGCTGGGAGAACATGACGTTGTAGTTGATGTCCTGAGACAGGCCTTCCCACAGTTTCATGGCGTGCTCGTACAGCTGCGCCGACTCGTCCCACAGGTAGTTGGAACGCACGATGGTGGTGTTACGGGCGGTGTTGCCGCCGCCCAGGTAACCTTTCTCGATCACGGCAACGTTGGTGATGCCGTGCTCTTTAGCCAGGTAGTAGGCCGTGGCCAGGCCATGGCCGCCACCGCCGACAATAACCACGTCGTACACCTTTTTAGGGGTTGGCGTGCGCCACATGCGCTGCCAGTTTTCGTGGTGGCTGAGGGAGTGTTTGAAGAGGCCGAAGCCCGAGTAGCGTTGCATGGTCGTTTACTCCACTCAGCGGTAAACAGGGAAGTCTGCGCACAGCGCCGCGACGTTCTTCGCCACATCGGCTTCGACGTCTGCGTCACCGAGGTTGTCGAGGATGTCGCAGATCCAGCCGGCCAGGGCCACGCACTGCGCAACCTTGAAGCCGCGGGTGGTGACGGCCGGGGTACCGATGCGCAGGCCCGAGGTGACGAACGGCGACTGTGGGTCGTTCGGCACGGCGTTCT
It contains:
- a CDS encoding sarcosine oxidase subunit beta family protein; protein product: MQRYSGFGLFKHSLSHHENWQRMWRTPTPKKVYDVVIVGGGGHGLATAYYLAKEHGITNVAVIEKGYLGGGNTARNTTIVRSNYLWDESAQLYEHAMKLWEGLSQDINYNVMFSQRGVYNLCHTLQDIRDSERRVSANRLNGVDGELLNTAQVAAEIPYLDCSKNTRYPILGATVQRRGGVARHDAVAWGYARAADALGVDLIQQTEVIGFRKENGAVIGVETNKGFIGAKRVGVVTAGNSGHMAKLAGFRLPLESHPLQALVSEPIKPIIDSVIMSNAVHGYISQSDKGDLVIGAGIDGWVGYGQRGSYPVIEHTLQAIVEMFPNLSRVRMNRQWGGIVDTSPDACPIITKTPVKNMFFNCGWGTGGFKATPGSGNVFAASLAKGEMHPLAAPFSMDRFYNGALIDEHGAAAVAH